In one window of Sporichthyaceae bacterium DNA:
- a CDS encoding GDSL-type esterase/lipase family protein produces the protein NLSDPNLAANLFDLTTDNRPPAATTSDSSTEVAMLGDSTVSGEGLPSSGPTGSPEQLCSRSPQAAAAALQVTGLKVSNLACSGATISNGIMGAQLRYGRTIAPQMSALEAMTKVKLVVVGVGADDVGWSNLVKICVALPSCDNQGTQATFDRGLDQFAPQYYRLLQNLQEILGGLDHRVAVVVNQYYDPFGPNTDCPALDASGKSRLSPSEQHFLSGLLRRLNTTLAQGATSAGFAGAAVDFTGHQLCDTQSYVQGFADPAAFHPNAMGQLSIALADMAALPTDWRTVAAGAPSSAAGAANPTKSKSSTPATTAPDTTALAEGRR, from the coding sequence CAATCTTTCGGACCCCAACCTGGCCGCCAATCTGTTCGACCTCACCACCGACAACCGACCACCCGCGGCGACCACGTCGGACTCCTCCACCGAGGTCGCCATGCTGGGCGACTCCACGGTGTCCGGTGAGGGCCTGCCCTCCAGCGGCCCGACCGGGTCCCCGGAACAGCTCTGCTCGCGCAGCCCACAGGCGGCCGCCGCGGCGCTGCAGGTCACCGGGCTGAAGGTGAGCAACCTCGCGTGCAGCGGCGCCACCATCAGTAACGGCATCATGGGTGCCCAGTTGCGCTACGGCCGCACCATCGCCCCACAGATGTCCGCGCTGGAGGCGATGACCAAGGTGAAGCTGGTGGTCGTCGGGGTCGGCGCCGACGACGTGGGCTGGTCGAACCTGGTGAAGATCTGCGTGGCGCTGCCGTCCTGCGACAACCAGGGCACCCAGGCCACCTTCGACCGCGGCCTGGACCAGTTCGCCCCGCAGTACTACCGCCTGCTGCAGAACCTGCAGGAAATTCTGGGCGGCCTGGACCATCGGGTGGCCGTGGTGGTCAACCAGTACTACGACCCATTCGGCCCGAACACGGACTGCCCCGCGTTGGATGCCAGCGGCAAGTCCCGGCTGAGCCCCTCCGAGCAGCATTTTCTTTCCGGCTTGCTGCGTCGGCTGAACACCACGCTGGCCCAGGGCGCCACCAGTGCCGGGTTCGCCGGCGCGGCGGTGGACTTCACCGGCCACCAGTTGTGCGACACGCAGTCCTACGTGCAGGGCTTCGCCGACCCGGCCGCGTTCCACCCGAACGCGATGGGGCAGCTGAGTATCGCGCTGGCCGACATGGCGGCGCTGCCCACCGACTGGCGCACGGTCGCGGCGGGCGCGCCGAGCAGCGCAGCGGGTGCGGCCAATCCGACGAAGTCCAAGTCGTCCACCCCGGCCACGACGGCGCCGGATACCACCGCGCTGGCCGAGGGCCGACGCTGA
- a CDS encoding nitroreductase family protein, protein MELHEALTTTPSTREFTEQPVDNETVLRILEVARFAPNGGNRQGWHVLVIRDPDTREALVAACDPIVRRYAAQGAAGEAPLNTIHPTRLDAATIAATPIPAGTVAHYRSAPVLLMLCLDLSVVASTDADLPRVGVISGASIYPFAWSILLAARAEGLGGVLTTMPIGNEPALQAILGIPPHVAIAAILPLGHPARAVSKLRRGPVADFARLERWDGPRLGAD, encoded by the coding sequence ATGGAGCTGCACGAGGCCTTGACCACCACCCCGTCCACCCGCGAATTCACCGAACAGCCCGTTGACAACGAGACGGTCCTGCGCATCCTCGAGGTTGCCCGGTTCGCCCCGAACGGCGGGAATCGCCAGGGTTGGCACGTGCTGGTGATACGGGACCCGGACACCCGCGAGGCGCTGGTCGCCGCCTGCGATCCCATCGTCCGCCGCTATGCCGCGCAGGGCGCCGCCGGCGAGGCCCCGCTCAACACCATCCACCCGACGCGGTTGGACGCCGCCACGATCGCGGCGACCCCCATACCCGCGGGCACGGTGGCCCACTACCGCAGCGCACCGGTCCTGCTCATGTTGTGTTTGGACCTGTCAGTGGTCGCGTCCACCGACGCCGACTTACCTCGAGTCGGCGTGATCAGCGGCGCCTCGATCTATCCGTTCGCGTGGAGCATCCTGCTCGCCGCCAGGGCCGAGGGATTGGGCGGCGTGTTGACCACCATGCCGATCGGCAATGAACCCGCACTGCAAGCCATCCTGGGCATCCCGCCGCACGTGGCGATCGCCGCGATTCTCCCGCTGGGCCATCCCGCCCGCGCGGTCAGCAAACTGCGCCGCGGACCCGTCGCCGATTTCGCCCGGCTGGAGCGCTGGGACGGACCGAGATTGGGCGCGGACTGA
- a CDS encoding isoamylase early set domain-containing protein has protein sequence MISCDIHADGRRVLVTFTVVDPKRVDDDVHLVGDFNDWDPAATPMHNSDGTHTATVTLQPGWRYRFRYLSNADGWFNDDTGGHEFNEFGQQNCVLDLALVNVDGLRRRLVG, from the coding sequence ATGATCTCTTGCGACATCCATGCCGACGGACGACGTGTTCTCGTCACGTTTACCGTCGTCGATCCGAAACGCGTCGACGATGACGTTCACCTGGTCGGTGATTTCAACGACTGGGATCCAGCGGCCACGCCGATGCACAACAGCGACGGCACACACACCGCAACGGTGACCCTGCAGCCGGGGTGGCGTTATCGATTCCGCTACCTGAGCAACGCCGACGGTTGGTTCAACGACGACACCGGCGGGCACGAGTTCAACGAGTTCGGTCAGCAGAACTGCGTGCTGGACCTGGCGCTGGTCAACGTCGACGGCCTGCGCAGGCGACTGGTCGGGTAG
- a CDS encoding (2Fe-2S)-binding protein: MNVTFTVNDESVRIDVEPRRTLADALRDNCDLTGTHLGCEHGVCGACTVLVDGEPVRACLMFAVQAEGCAITTVEGLQHDGALHPLQEAFVDHHGLQCGFCTPGMLLTAVHLLEHNPSPDRRTIREAMSGNICRCTGYQSIVDAVEAAAQRYPPGP, translated from the coding sequence GTGAACGTCACCTTCACCGTCAACGACGAATCGGTCCGCATCGACGTCGAGCCGCGCCGCACCTTGGCGGACGCGCTGCGGGACAACTGCGATCTGACGGGTACTCACCTCGGCTGCGAGCACGGCGTGTGCGGGGCCTGCACGGTGCTGGTCGACGGCGAACCCGTCCGCGCCTGCCTGATGTTCGCCGTGCAGGCCGAGGGTTGTGCCATTACTACCGTGGAGGGGCTGCAGCACGACGGGGCCCTACACCCGTTGCAGGAGGCCTTCGTCGACCACCACGGCCTGCAATGCGGCTTCTGCACGCCGGGGATGCTGCTCACCGCCGTGCACCTGCTGGAACACAACCCGTCGCCGGATCGGCGGACGATTCGCGAGGCCATGTCCGGCAACATCTGCCGCTGCACCGGCTACCAATCCATCGTCGACGCAGTCGAAGCAGCGGCGCAGCGCTACCCCCCGGGGCCATGA
- a CDS encoding FAD binding domain-containing protein, translated as MKPAAFDYVRAGSVEETVSVLAEAAGDAKILAGGQSLVPMMALRLARPTVLVDINRIPDLDAVRRTDGAVEVGALVRHRDLTDQTEHPLLAEAARWIGHTAIRTRGTVAGSIAHADPAAELPVVALATGATATVIGPRGTRIVAADDLFVGPLMTTLADEDLVTAVRFPLPSRWGFAEFARRHGDFALVTAVTAELDDAVRIVLGGIGPVPRRATAAEAVLAAGGTAGDAADAAAQEIDPTGDLHGSAAFRRAIAAEMVRRALAGAGIGQGRA; from the coding sequence GTGAAGCCCGCCGCCTTCGACTACGTCCGCGCGGGAAGCGTCGAGGAGACCGTCAGCGTGTTGGCCGAGGCCGCCGGGGACGCCAAGATCCTGGCGGGTGGGCAGAGCCTGGTGCCGATGATGGCGCTGCGACTGGCCCGGCCCACGGTGTTGGTCGACATCAATCGCATCCCCGACCTGGACGCGGTAAGACGCACCGACGGCGCCGTCGAGGTCGGCGCGTTGGTGCGGCACCGCGACCTCACCGACCAAACCGAACACCCGCTGCTGGCCGAGGCCGCCCGGTGGATCGGACACACCGCGATCCGCACCCGCGGCACGGTCGCGGGCAGCATCGCGCACGCCGACCCCGCCGCCGAACTCCCGGTGGTCGCCCTCGCCACCGGGGCGACCGCCACGGTGATCGGCCCGCGGGGCACCCGCATTGTCGCGGCCGACGACTTGTTCGTCGGCCCGCTGATGACCACCCTGGCCGACGAGGACCTGGTCACCGCGGTCCGCTTCCCGCTGCCGTCGCGCTGGGGATTCGCCGAATTCGCCCGTCGGCATGGGGATTTCGCGTTGGTCACCGCCGTCACCGCGGAGCTCGACGACGCTGTCCGGATCGTGCTCGGCGGCATCGGGCCGGTACCGCGGCGGGCCACCGCGGCGGAAGCCGTGCTCGCGGCCGGCGGCACCGCCGGGGACGCAGCCGACGCCGCCGCGCAGGAGATCGACCCGACCGGCGACCTGCACGGCAGCGCAGCCTTCCGCCGGGCAATCGCCGCGGAGATGGTGCGCCGGGCACTGGCCGGGGCCGGGATCGGGCAGGGGCGAGCGTGA
- a CDS encoding xanthine dehydrogenase family protein molybdopterin-binding subunit, protein MTDTLGTSVRRKEDRRLVTGRGRFVGDLTLPRMRHVAFLRSAHAHARLRNVDASAARAAGFRVFTGADFAAVSMRAVSGLPSYVETDQPVLAHDKVCFAGEPIAVVVAADRYLAEDGLELIDVDYDPLPVTVCAWNPPAAPVHPQAPDNVLLERTFTAGSVENALTDSHLVFKRELITNRHSAQPLECRAGVALWDDAIDRLTYWNATQVPHVMRNMLAELLGLREGQVRVIAPDVGGGFGVKSVIYPEDVTLCLMARALPGIPLKWVEDRSEHLLAAAHARDHRYLLQAAFAADGTLLALDADVTCNVGAYSVYPWTAGLEPLMAGGLLTGPYKLANYRCTVRGVATNTAPAGPYRGVSRPATVFAMEAVFDEAAARLDIDPAELRRRNAIAPDDIPYTMPSRLVDDSGHYLECLQMALDAVGYEELRAEQRRRRAAGEPPMGIGMALYNELTGLGRAASAGPRMPFRTGHDACTVRMNPDGRATVISGVSSQGQGLETTVAQIVADALGIGYDDVEVRLGDTDEALWGFGAFSSRQSVIGGGAAHLAAGVVRDKVLALAAELIEANVEDLRIEAGQVYVAGEPKPSISLAEVARVAYLESNRLPEGFEPGLESTRFYDPIRGAFAAGAQVAAVEVDTATGALSILNYVCVEDAGRVLHPRIVEGQICGAIAQGLGGALYEHLVYDDAGNLAGGTLLDYLMPTSAEVPDLVIDHIARPAANPLGVRGVGEGGTLGPYAVLAGAVRDALGVPISSLPVSPATVWQDLQS, encoded by the coding sequence ATGACGGACACTCTCGGCACCAGTGTTCGTCGGAAAGAGGACCGTCGCCTGGTCACCGGCCGCGGTCGGTTCGTCGGCGACCTGACCTTGCCCCGGATGCGCCACGTTGCCTTCCTGCGCAGCGCACACGCCCACGCCCGGTTGCGCAACGTCGATGCAAGCGCCGCCCGCGCGGCCGGCTTCCGGGTGTTCACCGGCGCCGATTTCGCCGCGGTCAGCATGCGGGCCGTGTCCGGGCTGCCGTCCTATGTGGAAACCGACCAGCCCGTGCTGGCCCACGACAAGGTGTGCTTCGCCGGCGAGCCGATCGCCGTGGTCGTCGCCGCCGACCGCTACCTCGCCGAGGACGGCCTGGAGCTGATCGACGTCGACTACGACCCGCTGCCGGTCACCGTCTGCGCCTGGAACCCGCCGGCCGCGCCGGTGCACCCGCAGGCGCCGGACAACGTGCTGCTGGAACGCACCTTCACCGCCGGCTCCGTGGAGAACGCGCTGACCGACAGCCACCTGGTATTCAAGCGGGAACTGATCACCAACCGGCACTCCGCCCAGCCGTTGGAATGCCGGGCCGGGGTCGCGTTGTGGGACGACGCCATCGACCGGCTGACCTACTGGAACGCCACCCAGGTGCCGCACGTGATGCGCAACATGCTCGCCGAACTCCTCGGCCTGAGGGAAGGTCAGGTCCGGGTGATCGCGCCCGACGTGGGCGGCGGGTTCGGGGTGAAGTCGGTGATCTACCCCGAGGACGTCACGCTGTGCCTGATGGCGCGCGCCCTGCCGGGCATCCCGCTCAAGTGGGTGGAGGACCGCTCCGAGCATCTGCTCGCCGCCGCGCACGCCCGCGACCACCGGTATTTGCTTCAGGCGGCCTTCGCCGCCGACGGCACCCTGCTGGCGCTGGACGCCGACGTGACCTGCAACGTCGGCGCGTACTCCGTCTATCCGTGGACGGCGGGCCTCGAGCCGCTGATGGCCGGCGGCCTGCTCACCGGGCCGTACAAGCTGGCCAACTACCGCTGCACGGTGCGCGGCGTGGCCACCAACACCGCGCCGGCCGGCCCGTACCGCGGCGTCTCCCGGCCGGCCACCGTGTTCGCGATGGAAGCGGTGTTCGACGAGGCCGCCGCGCGACTCGACATTGACCCGGCGGAGCTGCGCCGGCGCAATGCCATTGCGCCCGACGACATCCCGTACACGATGCCGTCCCGGCTGGTCGACGACTCCGGCCATTACCTGGAATGCCTGCAGATGGCGCTGGACGCCGTCGGGTACGAGGAACTGCGCGCCGAGCAGCGGCGCCGTCGGGCCGCGGGCGAACCGCCGATGGGCATCGGCATGGCGCTGTACAACGAGCTCACCGGACTCGGCCGGGCGGCCAGCGCCGGGCCGCGGATGCCGTTCCGCACCGGCCACGACGCCTGCACCGTGCGGATGAACCCGGACGGCCGGGCCACCGTGATCTCCGGGGTCAGCTCGCAGGGCCAGGGGCTGGAGACAACCGTGGCGCAGATCGTGGCCGACGCGTTGGGCATCGGCTACGACGACGTCGAGGTTCGGCTCGGCGACACCGACGAGGCGCTGTGGGGCTTCGGTGCGTTCTCCTCGCGGCAGTCCGTGATCGGCGGCGGGGCCGCGCATCTGGCCGCCGGCGTGGTGCGGGACAAGGTCCTCGCGCTCGCCGCGGAGCTTATCGAGGCCAACGTCGAGGACCTGCGCATCGAAGCCGGTCAGGTCTACGTCGCCGGTGAGCCGAAGCCGAGCATCTCGCTGGCCGAGGTGGCGCGGGTGGCCTACCTGGAATCCAACCGCCTACCCGAGGGCTTCGAGCCGGGACTGGAATCGACCCGGTTCTACGACCCCATCCGCGGCGCGTTCGCGGCCGGCGCCCAAGTGGCCGCGGTCGAGGTGGACACCGCCACCGGCGCGCTGAGCATCCTCAACTACGTCTGCGTCGAAGATGCCGGGCGGGTGCTGCACCCGCGCATCGTGGAGGGTCAGATCTGCGGTGCCATCGCGCAAGGGCTCGGTGGTGCGCTGTACGAACATCTCGTCTACGACGACGCCGGCAACCTGGCCGGCGGCACCCTGCTCGACTACCTGATGCCGACCAGCGCCGAGGTCCCCGACCTCGTCATCGATCACATCGCCCGGCCCGCGGCCAATCCACTCGGCGTCCGCGGGGTCGGTGAGGGTGGCACCCTCGGGCCGTACGCCGTGCTCGCCGGGGCGGTGCGCGACGCGCTCGGCGTGCCGATTAGCTCCCTGCCGGTGAGCCCGGCCACCGTGTGGCAGGACCTGCAGTCGTGA
- a CDS encoding SDR family oxidoreductase, which translates to MDLQLAGTTVLVTGAGQGLGRALGLGFAAEGANVAFHYHSSADGAEKAAAEAAELGVRALAVGGDLRDATAAADIVERTEATLGPIGVLVNNSAVTKRQRFLESGPQDWAPQVDVIVTGTLQITHAVAARMAERKTGAIVNLMGDSGRVGESGLLVTATARSSTIGLTKSLAKELARFGIRANAVSLALVRTDHFDAHAGTATDAVDETMQKILAQYPLRRVGRPADIVPMVLLLASPLSSWTTGQVMSINGGYAMP; encoded by the coding sequence GTGGATTTACAACTCGCCGGTACCACCGTCCTGGTCACCGGGGCCGGGCAGGGACTGGGCCGCGCCCTCGGTCTGGGCTTCGCGGCCGAGGGCGCCAACGTGGCCTTCCACTACCACTCCTCGGCGGACGGCGCGGAGAAGGCAGCCGCCGAGGCCGCGGAACTCGGGGTGCGGGCCCTCGCCGTGGGCGGGGACCTGCGCGACGCGACGGCGGCCGCCGACATCGTCGAGCGCACCGAAGCCACGCTCGGCCCCATCGGGGTGCTGGTCAACAACTCCGCGGTCACCAAGCGGCAGCGCTTCCTGGAGTCCGGCCCGCAGGACTGGGCCCCGCAGGTCGACGTGATCGTCACCGGCACCCTGCAGATCACCCACGCCGTGGCTGCCCGGATGGCCGAACGCAAGACCGGCGCGATCGTCAACCTGATGGGCGACTCCGGTCGGGTCGGCGAGTCCGGGTTGTTGGTCACCGCGACCGCTCGCTCCTCGACCATCGGGCTGACCAAGTCATTGGCCAAGGAGCTGGCCCGGTTCGGCATCCGTGCCAACGCGGTCTCGCTGGCGCTGGTACGCACCGATCACTTCGACGCGCACGCGGGGACCGCGACGGACGCCGTCGACGAGACCATGCAGAAGATCCTGGCCCAGTACCCACTGCGTCGGGTGGGCCGCCCGGCGGACATCGTCCCGATGGTGCTGCTGCTCGCCTCACCGCTGTCGTCCTGGACCACCGGACAAGTGATGTCCATCAACGGCGGATACGCAATGCCATGA
- a CDS encoding MBL fold metallo-hydrolase: MSALRIGSIEIQPVRDGTGYEKGTEVLTRPGVPDAWACHGDQLDADGMLHLPLGGFLVRTGERIVLVDAGVGTINNGQYCGGGFLDSLRDLGVAPEDVTDVVFTHLHFDHVGWATSKGEVVFPNATYRVHAADWAHFISAPDALPGAVRKLSPIELRLETFDTDVVIAPGLSARHTPGHTPGSTIYIVAAGEQRAMLLGDVVHSVVEFAERDWEAVFDVDPVAARAMRNAIAEEVVDTADLVIGAHFPELRFGRVITTAGNRSFRAV; this comes from the coding sequence GTGTCTGCACTGAGGATCGGTTCCATCGAGATCCAGCCCGTCCGGGACGGGACGGGATACGAGAAGGGGACCGAGGTGCTGACCCGGCCCGGCGTGCCCGACGCCTGGGCCTGCCACGGTGATCAGCTGGATGCCGACGGCATGCTGCACCTTCCGCTGGGCGGCTTTCTGGTCCGCACCGGCGAGCGCATCGTGCTGGTGGACGCCGGCGTGGGCACGATCAACAACGGGCAGTACTGCGGCGGTGGGTTCCTCGACTCACTGCGCGACCTCGGCGTCGCCCCCGAGGACGTCACCGACGTTGTCTTCACCCACCTGCACTTCGACCACGTGGGCTGGGCGACCAGCAAGGGCGAGGTGGTGTTCCCGAACGCCACCTACCGGGTGCACGCCGCCGACTGGGCGCACTTCATCTCCGCGCCCGACGCGCTACCCGGCGCCGTCCGCAAACTCTCCCCGATCGAATTGCGCCTGGAAACCTTCGACACCGATGTGGTCATCGCGCCGGGACTCAGCGCCCGGCACACCCCCGGCCACACACCCGGCTCCACCATCTACATCGTGGCCGCCGGCGAGCAGCGCGCCATGCTGCTCGGCGACGTGGTGCACTCGGTGGTCGAGTTCGCCGAGCGGGACTGGGAAGCCGTCTTCGACGTCGACCCGGTCGCCGCCCGGGCAATGCGCAATGCCATCGCCGAGGAGGTCGTCGACACCGCCGATCTGGTCATCGGCGCCCACTTCCCCGAGCTGCGCTTCGGCCGGGTGATCACCACCGCGGGCAACCGGAGTTTCCGCGCCGTCTGA
- a CDS encoding aldose 1-epimerase family protein produces the protein MRLAPSGEQFEISRGEQRAVLVEVGGGIRGYACGDRDVLEPYAEQDMCDGAHGTPLIPWPNRLADGAYTFDGTLYQLPITEVDKHNAIHGLLRWAPWRCLQRAADRVRLGARIHPMPGYPFPLDVSVDYRLDADGLTVTTTATNLGDRACPYACGQHPYLSPGAGLVDEATLHLNAASWIDTDNPRQLPTGVAPVAGSDWDFRTAQRIGDRTLDYPFTDLARDAHGRAVARLTGTDERTVELWVDDSYSILEIFTGDTLAPHRARRGLGCEPMTAPPNALATGEGVITLQPGETTTQVWGVRLVGAG, from the coding sequence ATGAGGCTCGCACCATCCGGGGAGCAGTTCGAGATCAGCCGCGGCGAGCAGCGAGCGGTGCTCGTCGAGGTCGGCGGCGGCATCCGCGGCTACGCCTGTGGCGATCGGGATGTGCTGGAGCCCTACGCCGAGCAGGACATGTGCGACGGCGCGCACGGCACGCCGCTGATCCCGTGGCCGAATCGGTTGGCGGACGGCGCCTACACCTTTGACGGGACGTTGTATCAGCTGCCGATCACCGAGGTCGACAAGCACAACGCGATCCACGGCCTGCTGCGCTGGGCGCCCTGGCGTTGCCTGCAGCGAGCGGCGGACCGGGTGCGATTGGGCGCGCGGATCCATCCGATGCCCGGATACCCCTTTCCGCTCGACGTGTCCGTCGACTACCGCCTCGACGCGGACGGCCTGACCGTGACCACGACGGCGACCAATCTCGGTGACCGCGCCTGCCCCTATGCCTGCGGGCAACACCCCTATCTCTCGCCCGGCGCCGGACTGGTGGACGAGGCCACCCTGCACCTGAACGCCGCGAGTTGGATCGACACCGACAACCCGCGGCAACTCCCCACCGGCGTCGCGCCGGTGGCGGGCAGCGATTGGGATTTCCGCACCGCGCAGCGGATCGGCGACCGCACGCTCGACTACCCCTTCACCGACCTCGCCCGGGACGCCCACGGACGCGCGGTCGCGCGGCTGACCGGCACTGATGAGCGCACGGTCGAACTCTGGGTGGACGACAGTTATTCGATTCTGGAGATCTTCACCGGCGACACCCTTGCCCCGCACCGCGCCCGCCGCGGACTCGGCTGCGAACCGATGACGGCCCCGCCGAACGCGCTGGCCACCGGCGAGGGTGTGATCACCCTGCAGCCCGGCGAGACCACCACCCAGGTGTGGGGCGTGCGGCTGGTCGGCGCCGGCTAA
- a CDS encoding TetR/AcrR family transcriptional regulator — protein MSVNEARPLRADAQRNRDALLAAAVQAFSAEGPDVTLEAIAAAAGVGIGTLYRHFPTRDALVEAAYRNELERLCDSAEELLATLPPEEAVREWMECFVDYAVTKRGMSDALRALIAAGGNPFAQSRDRMLGALGKLLDAAIAAGTVRADVAPADLLATLGGVSMAAGDAAGREQARRVLDLVMDGLRYGIRKPGRGTVRR, from the coding sequence GTGTCGGTTAACGAGGCCCGGCCGCTGCGGGCGGACGCCCAGCGCAACCGCGACGCGTTGCTGGCCGCCGCCGTGCAGGCGTTCTCCGCCGAGGGCCCGGACGTGACGCTGGAAGCCATCGCCGCTGCGGCCGGGGTGGGCATCGGCACGCTGTACCGGCACTTCCCGACCCGCGACGCGTTGGTCGAGGCCGCCTACCGCAACGAACTCGAGCGGTTGTGCGACAGCGCGGAGGAATTGCTGGCCACCCTGCCGCCGGAAGAAGCAGTCCGCGAATGGATGGAATGCTTCGTCGACTACGCGGTGACCAAGCGCGGCATGTCCGATGCGTTGCGCGCGTTGATCGCCGCGGGCGGTAACCCGTTCGCGCAATCCCGGGACCGGATGCTGGGTGCGTTGGGCAAGCTGCTGGACGCCGCGATCGCCGCGGGCACCGTGCGGGCCGACGTCGCCCCGGCCGACCTGCTGGCCACCCTCGGCGGGGTGTCGATGGCGGCCGGGGACGCCGCCGGACGCGAGCAGGCGCGCCGCGTGCTGGACCTGGTGATGGACGGATTGCGTTACGGCATAAGGAAACCGGGGCGGGGTACCGTCCGACGATGA